One window from the genome of Marinobacter sp. LV10R510-11A encodes:
- the uvrY gene encoding UvrY/SirA/GacA family response regulator transcription factor produces MIRVLVVDDHELVRSGITRMLADDPDIDVIGQSSSGEDAIEFVRKSRPDIVLMDIRMPGIGGLEATRRILRIDDTIRVIVVTACADDPYPARVMQSGATAYITKGADIREMVRAIRMAHSGQRYISPEIAQKMALKQLGGDKDEDGDLSLFDRLSEREMQIAMMVVDCQKVQNISDKLCLSPKTVNSYRYRIFEKLEISSDVELALMAVRFGLLDAHKV; encoded by the coding sequence TTGATCAGGGTATTGGTTGTAGATGACCATGAGCTGGTTCGTTCCGGGATAACCCGGATGCTCGCGGATGATCCAGATATTGATGTTATCGGTCAGTCTTCGTCTGGTGAAGACGCTATAGAGTTTGTGCGTAAGAGCCGCCCGGATATCGTATTAATGGATATCCGGATGCCAGGTATTGGTGGTCTGGAAGCTACGCGGCGAATCCTAAGAATAGACGACACGATCCGTGTGATCGTAGTAACCGCGTGCGCCGACGATCCTTATCCCGCTCGGGTCATGCAAAGCGGAGCCACCGCCTACATCACCAAAGGCGCGGATATCCGGGAAATGGTTCGTGCTATTCGTATGGCCCACTCGGGCCAGCGATACATCAGCCCTGAAATTGCCCAGAAAATGGCACTGAAACAGTTGGGTGGCGACAAAGATGAAGACGGCGACTTATCGCTATTTGATCGGCTGTCTGAGCGCGAAATGCAGATAGCCATGATGGTGGTGGACTGCCAGAAGGTACAGAACATTTCCGATAAGCTCTGCCTCAGTCCAAAAACCGTGAACAGCTACCGTTACCGAATCTTTGAAAAGTTGGAAATCTCCAGCGATGTTGAGTTGGCTCTGATGGCAGTGCGGTTTGGGTTACTTGATGCCCACAAGGTCTGA